The genomic DNA ACACCCAATCGTTTGGCTTGTTTCTCAAATCGCTGCATCAATGCAGTCCCGCCCATCGGTTCGGGGAAACCGGGGTAATTCTCGATCTCACTGGTATACGTCGCCAGGCCGCCCACCAAAGATTTCTCAATCAACAGGGTCTTCAGTCGGGCGCGGCCGCAATATATTCCGGCGGTCAGTCCGGCAGCCCCGCCCCCGATAATGACCACATCGTACTCAAAGACTTTTTTCTCCATGGAAGGCCTCCATCACATGAAATACTTCACCAGCAGTTTGCTTCCAATCCAAGCGCCGACAAACATAAAGACCATAAAGAGCCACCCGTGCAACGAGGAAGAAGCAACGCCGCTGAACAGAGCGCCGATGTTGCAGCCGAATGCCAGGCGAGCCCCATATCCCATGAGCAACCCCCCGCAGATCGCCGCGATCACCTGAGCGACCGACTTGATCTTTTTGAGCTTAAATTGGGAGGCCGCCAGCGCCGCAAGCAAAGCTCCGACGATGATCCCCAGGTTCATCAACGTTCCCGAGTGGGTAAAAAAAGATAGCTTCAATGCCTGACGGTGCGGTTCGGCAAAGTAAAACCATTGCTCGACAGGAATGCCGAAAGTCTTGGCCAGCCATCCTCCCCAGTAAGAAAAAGCGGTGGTGACTCCCCAGGGCGCGTTGGATATGGCGAAAAGAGCGATATTCAAGACAGCGAGTAAAATTGCACCGGTCGTATACGGCCAAGGTTCTTTAATGACCGCTTTAAAGATCCGATTCTCTTGTAGACTCATTTTCAGCCCTCATTTCGCTTTTTCAATATAAACTTCCCATTCACCGTCTCCTACCTCTTCAATTTCGACAGGGTGCCCTTCTTTTCTGGCCCATTCCGGAACATTCTTCATGGCGCAGCTATGATCGATCTCCACCACCAGCACATCTCCCACCTTCAGCTCGGCCAATTTCTTTTGTGTCTTTAACAGAGGAACCGGGCAAGCTTCTCCTAAACAATCCAAACGATATTCAGCCATTGCGTAACACTCCTTATCGATTTTCACTTTTCGTCTATGGATGTCCTATGTCCCAATAAATCATTTGGCAGGAATTCTTTCGTTGAACTACTGTCATTGCCAAAACTGACGGCTTAGGCTTGATTTCGTTTTTTGCCCCACCAATCCGCCAAAAAGAAAAGTCCTCCCAACACAGCGAACTGCAGAATCAGCGCGGCCGGCCATCCCAATAACGAGGGCAAATGGATCTTGGGTGACGCGCTGATAACCGCCTGCTGCCACCAGCCAAAATCATGGGCTCCCCATAAGCTGCCGACGACGAAAAAAGCGAGCGAAAGCCACTGCATCATAAATCCTTCTCCAAAGCGCATCAACGTACCCGACGCGCAACCGCCGGAAATGACCGCTCCGATCCCAAACATCGTCGCGCCAATCGCCACATGAATGCCGACCGGATTGACGGCTCCCGGAACCCCTTTGCCACTCTGTAAAGCAAACAACTGGATCACCGCAAAGCCGGCCAAGGCAATCGAGATCGCTGTCAGAACCGCCTTGGATAATGAAGTCCCGCCCGTCAGAATGGGATCGCGAAAGGCTGCGGTGAAACAAAAACGGCTTTTTTGCAACACCACGCCAAAAGCGACTCCGAAAATCCAAGCCACCGCCAACCCCGATGAAATCTGTCCGAAAACGACCGCCAAAACGATGACCAGGATTAAAACGATGATGGCGATCGGAAGCTGATTCTTCCGTTTTTTCGGGGTTCGGCGCACTGCCGTTTCCCTTGCTTGTTGAATCTCCACTGTCAATTCCTCCCTCCTTTTGTTCTCTTTTTCACAAACTCAACTAACTTCATTATACAGCTTCTACCACGTATATAGACAATAAGACTTTGTTATGGTGTATAAGTCTTTCTTTTGAAAATGAAAACTTATTTCAATCAGATAGAGGAATCGAAAATTCCTGACAGAATTGTATTCACAGGAAAGAAGGTGGGATACGGATGAACATCTCAAATCTTAAGGCATTTATCGAAACGGTCCAAGCGTCGAGCATCTCCAAAGCCGCCGACAATCTCCATCTGACCCAGCCTGCGGTGAGCATGCAGCTCCAAAACCTGGAGACCTCGCTCGGGCATCAGCTGCTCAATCGGAGCAATCGAGGCGTTCAACTCACGGAGTATGGCAAGGTTTTTTTCTCCTATGCGCAGAGTTTCTTGACCCTATGGGATAATCTGCAACAAGACTTAAAAGCCGTGGCGGCCTCCGAATATCCTTCCTTGCAAGTCGGAACCTGCCCGGCTATCGGACAATACGCACTGCCCTGCGCCCTCTTTCTCTTCAAACAGATCTACCCGCAAATTCGGGTATCGGTCCAGAGCTTATCCTCGCAGGAAGTGATCAGCGAGTTGCGGAACCGTACCTTACATACCGGATTTCTAGAAGGAATTCCCCATGCTCCGGATCTGGAAAGCCATTTGGTGCTTCGTTCGGAGTTAATCCTGGTTGCCTCATCCAGCCATCCCAAAACAGCCGTCGATCTAGCGGATCTACCCGGCCTGCCCCTGGTTCTCACTCCACCGGACTGTGACATCCGTCGCTCACTCGAAAGGAGTCTGGCCCGTTACCAGATGGATAGCGCCAGCCTCAAACCATTTTTAGAATTGGACGGCTTGGAAAGCGTAAAATCGGCGGTCATCTCCGGCCACGGTCTCTCGTTTCTCCCGTATATCGCCATCAAAAAAGAATTGTTTTCCGGCGATTTGCAACGGGTCTTCATCAACGGCGCCACTTTTGAAATTACTTTTTCGATGGTTTGGCGGAAAAATGAAAGCCTTTCCGAGGATAACCAGCAGTTGATCAATTTCATCCGCAACGATAGCGGTAAAAGCTTCTGCTAGCGGGTTATTTTTCGATCGTAATCCGCCATATCCCATTGGCTACCTCTTCGACCCGGAATTGATGAACCAGTTTGTGGGCGGCCGCTTTAATATTCTCAACCGCACAGCTATGGTCGACCAAGATTTCCAACATCTCGCCCGGGTTCAGCCGCTGGATCTGATCGATAGTTTTAAGGGTGGGTATCGGACAGAAATCGCCCATGCAATCCAATTTTTTCATGACAAACTCCTCCGCAATCATGAAATTGGTTTCTTCCGCACCGTTCAACGCTACACTCATCCTAACGGTTTCTTCGCTGCGAAGCGATTTTTCCCTGCTATTATTGATCATTCCGCTCCCCGCCCGTCTTTTTGAACCCAAAGCATGGAAAATCTTCCATTCCGAATCACTTCGAATTGTTATCCTGGGTGATCCAATACATTTGTTGGGTAACTGATGATGAGTATATACCATCTTCAGTTAGTAAATGAACATCTTCAGTTACTGAATGAAGTTCTTCAGTTACTGAACGAACATCTTCAGTTACTGAATGAAGTTCTTCAGTTACTAAATGAACATCTTCAGTTACTGAATGAAGTTCTTCAGTTACTGAATGAAGTTCTTCAGTTACTGAACGAACATCTTCAGTTACTGAATGAAGTTCTTCAGTTACTAAATGAACATCTTCAGTTACTGAACGAACATCTTCAGTTACTGAATGAAGTTCTTCAGTTACTGAACGAACATCTTCAGTTACTGAATGAAGTTCTTCAGTTACTAAATGAACATCTTCAGTTACTGAACGAACATCTTCAGTTACTGAACGAACATCTTCAGTTACTGAACGGACATCTTCAGTTACTGAATGAAGTTCTTCAGTTACTGAATGAAGTTCTTCAGTTACTGAACGAACATCTTCGGTTACTGAATGAAGTTCTTCAGTTACTAAATCATATCCTTGTTCAAAATTAAAAACTACCCCAGTAAAAATGAGGTAGTTTTGACGAAAGCTTATGATTCCTTCGGACTAAAAACTGAATAGTTCCAGCTGATCGGTTTCCGACATTCCCTTCAAGCAACCATGCTTCTGTAAAACTTCAATGACTGCCGAGGTCAGCCGGGCCCGGCTCTTCAGATCTTCGATGGAGCGAAACTCCCCTTCCTCCCGGGCGTTGGCGATATAGGTGGCAGCATTGTCGCCCAGCCCCTGCAAAGCGGCGAGCGGCGGCAGCAACCCCTCGGGAGTGATCTGGAATTTATGGGGATGGGACCGGTAGATGTCGACCCGTAAAAATTTGATGCCGCGCAGGATCGCCTCCAGCACCATCTCCAGAATTGTCTCCAGGTTCTTCTCCTTCTGGGTAGCGTCGTTTCCCTTGGCCCGGATATCCTCCAGCGCGCTGCGAACCGCCGTCTCGCCGTGCACCACGATATCGGCGTCGAATTCGTCGGCCCGGACGCTAAAATAAGTGGCATAATAGGCCTCCGGGTATTTCACCTTAAAGTATGCAATCCGGAAGGCCATCATCACATAGGCGACGGCGTGGGCCTTCGGGAACATGTATTTGATCTTCAGGCAGGAATCGATGTACCAGTCCGGCACCTGGTGTTCTTTCATCAGTTTGATGTCGTCGGGTTCCAATCCTTTTCCTTTACGGACTTTCTCCATTATTTTAAAGGCGGATTTGGGCGGCAATTTTTTAAAGAGCAAGTAATTCATGATGTCATCCCGGGTCGAGATGACCTCCGCCAGCTTGACCTTGCCCGATTTGATCAGCTCCTGCGCGTTGCCCAGCCAAACGTTAGTGCCGTGCGACAGGCCGGAAATATAAATCAGCTCCGAAAAAGTGGTCGGTTTGGTCTCGGTCAGCATCTGCCGGACAAAGCCGGTGCCAAACTCGGGAATCCCCAAGGTCCCCAGGTCAAAACCGAGTTGCTCCGGGGTAAGCCCCAGGGGCTCCACCGAGGTGAAGATGCGCATAATCTCCGGATCGCCCATCGTCACGGACTTGGGATCGATGCCGGTAAGATCTTGAAGCATCCGGATGACCGTCGGATCGTCATGGCCCAGGATATCCAGTTTGACCAGCCGGCCTTCCAAGGCGCCGTGAAAGTCGAAATGGGTGGTAATCCATTCAGCGTTCTTGTCATTGGCCGGATACTGAATCGGCGTGAAACTGTAGATTTCCTCATTCCGCGGCACCACCACCATGCCGCCGGGGTGCTGTCCGGTGGAACGCCGGACGCCGGTGCAACCTTTTACCAGCCGGTTAATCTCCGCCTGGCGGAGCCGGAGCCCTTTATCCTCCATGTAACCTTTGACAAAGCCGAAAGCCATCTTCTCGGCAAGACCGGTGATGGTTCCGGCCCGGAAGACAAAGCCCTTGCCGAATAGTTCCTCGGTATAATGATGCACGGTCGACTGGTAGTCGCCGGAGAAGTTCAAGTCGATATCGGGCTCTTTATCGCCTTCGAAACCCATGAAGGTAGCGAACGGAATATCCTGTCCGTTGCGGTTCATCTCCTTGCCGCAGCGCGGGCAGTTCTGCGGCGGCAGATCGTAGCCGGAACCGATGGAGCCGGTCTCCTTAAACTCGCTGTACAGACAGTCCGGGCAGCGGTAATGGGCCGGTAACGGATTAACTTCCGTGATATTGCACATGGTGGCCACGAACGAAGACCCGACCGATCCCCGCGATCCAACCAGGTAATTGTCGTCCAACGATTTTTTGACCAGTTTGTGGGCGATCAGGTACAAAACCGCGTACCCGTGGCCAATGATGCTCTTCAGCTCCCACTCCAAGCGGTCCTCGACCAATTGCGGCAACGGATCGCCGTATAGTTCCTTGGCCCGGCGGTAGGACATCTCCCGGATCTCCTGATCCGCGCCATCAATGATCGGCGGGTGAAACTCCTCGGGAATCGGCTTGACATCGCCGATCTGTTCCAGGATCCAGCGCGGGTTCTTGATGACCACCGTCTCCGCCAGCTCTTTACCCAAGTATGCGAATTCGGCGAGCATTTCGTCGGTGGTCCGGAAATACAACGGCGTCTTCTTGTCGGCATCTTCAAATCCCTGGCCCATGAGCAAGATCCGGCGATAGATCTCCTCATGCGGATGGAGAAAATGCGCGTCGCAGGTCGCCACCACCGGCTTCTCCAATTGCTGGGCGATGTGGCAGATCCGCCGGTTATTCTCTTGCAACTCCGCAACGGAGGCCACCCGGCCGGAATCGATCAAAAACTGATTGTTGGCCAGCGGCTGGATCTCCAGGTAATCATAGAAATGGGCTATCTCCAGCAATTGTTCGTCGGTGGCGCCATCCAATAACGCCTGATAAAATTCGCCGGCTTCGCAAGCCGCCCCCAGCAGCAGGCCTTCCTTGAGCTCGACCAGCCGGGAACGGGGAATCCGCGGATGACGGTGGAAATACTGGACATGAGAATCGGAGACCAACCGGTAAAGATTTTTCAAGCCCACCTGATTTTTGGCCAGGATGATAATGTGATAAGTCTTGAGATGGTCGACGCCGCCCTCCTTGATCAGAATATTCAGATCGTTTAAGTTCTGAAAGTTGCGGTCCGCCACTTTCTCCAAAGCTTTGAGGAGAATTCCGGCGGCGCAGGCGGCGTCGTCAACCGCCCGGTGATGATTCACCAATTCCAGGCCGAGTTCTTTCGCCAGATTGTTCAGCCGGTAGCTTTTTAAGCTAGGCCAGACCGAACGGGCCAAAGTCAGCGTATCCAGAAAGGACGGACGGATCTTTTGATCAAAAAAGAGCTGCTGCTTTGCCTTGATAAAGCCGACGTCAAATTGGGCATTATGGGCCACTAGTACCGCTCCGGCGGCAAATTGCATAAATTCCGTCAGTACTGTGGCG from Hydrogenispora ethanolica includes the following:
- a CDS encoding YeeE/YedE thiosulfate transporter family protein, which gives rise to MEIQQARETAVRRTPKKRKNQLPIAIIVLILVIVLAVVFGQISSGLAVAWIFGVAFGVVLQKSRFCFTAAFRDPILTGGTSLSKAVLTAISIALAGFAVIQLFALQSGKGVPGAVNPVGIHVAIGATMFGIGAVISGGCASGTLMRFGEGFMMQWLSLAFFVVGSLWGAHDFGWWQQAVISASPKIHLPSLLGWPAALILQFAVLGGLFFLADWWGKKRNQA
- a CDS encoding YeeE/YedE thiosulfate transporter family protein; translation: MSLQENRIFKAVIKEPWPYTTGAILLAVLNIALFAISNAPWGVTTAFSYWGGWLAKTFGIPVEQWFYFAEPHRQALKLSFFTHSGTLMNLGIIVGALLAALAASQFKLKKIKSVAQVIAAICGGLLMGYGARLAFGCNIGALFSGVASSSLHGWLFMVFMFVGAWIGSKLLVKYFM
- a CDS encoding sulfurtransferase TusA family protein, coding for MAEYRLDCLGEACPVPLLKTQKKLAELKVGDVLVVEIDHSCAMKNVPEWARKEGHPVEIEEVGDGEWEVYIEKAK
- a CDS encoding sulfurtransferase TusA family protein, which produces MKKLDCMGDFCPIPTLKTIDQIQRLNPGEMLEILVDHSCAVENIKAAAHKLVHQFRVEEVANGIWRITIEK
- a CDS encoding PolC-type DNA polymerase III, which gives rise to MSEQYLIKPDNRSLKVFKGIEEVSFSFPITPVLEGGLIQEILVNTKDSSWTITLLLANDLLPEQLAELEDALQSMPLGISKVKIKVVCPSNLPTLQERLDSNWNRFSMAAAAKFPGVNGWLIEAKFRLLQDRLLEVQVRNDAGVSYLSRRHEELAELLQDFVLERLRLEFVVGDFEEQILDTQSRMEQEEAEAIQALLKSAPPPQERTAPSGKSGNSSEIYGKRINAEPIPINQLHEEQEGVVIRGEVCRWEAKVSKTGKKFYLGDLTDYSDSISFKIFPRGEHQIEEHLREGVWITIRGSLQYDPYSKELNLMVSDINRAEPVKRMDLAPEKRIELHLHTKMSAMDATAEAAAAVKLAAQWGHPAIAITDHGVVQAFPEAYQAGKKAGIKVLYGVEGYLVNDGVPIVIDAPEEQTIAESTFVVFDLETTGFNPWKEDLLEIGAVKLQNGRVVGEFHRMIKPGKAISAEIQKLTGITPDMVENAPDPATVLTEFMQFAAGAVLVAHNAQFDVGFIKAKQQLFFDQKIRPSFLDTLTLARSVWPSLKSYRLNNLAKELGLELVNHHRAVDDAACAAGILLKALEKVADRNFQNLNDLNILIKEGGVDHLKTYHIIILAKNQVGLKNLYRLVSDSHVQYFHRHPRIPRSRLVELKEGLLLGAACEAGEFYQALLDGATDEQLLEIAHFYDYLEIQPLANNQFLIDSGRVASVAELQENNRRICHIAQQLEKPVVATCDAHFLHPHEEIYRRILLMGQGFEDADKKTPLYFRTTDEMLAEFAYLGKELAETVVIKNPRWILEQIGDVKPIPEEFHPPIIDGADQEIREMSYRRAKELYGDPLPQLVEDRLEWELKSIIGHGYAVLYLIAHKLVKKSLDDNYLVGSRGSVGSSFVATMCNITEVNPLPAHYRCPDCLYSEFKETGSIGSGYDLPPQNCPRCGKEMNRNGQDIPFATFMGFEGDKEPDIDLNFSGDYQSTVHHYTEELFGKGFVFRAGTITGLAEKMAFGFVKGYMEDKGLRLRQAEINRLVKGCTGVRRSTGQHPGGMVVVPRNEEIYSFTPIQYPANDKNAEWITTHFDFHGALEGRLVKLDILGHDDPTVIRMLQDLTGIDPKSVTMGDPEIMRIFTSVEPLGLTPEQLGFDLGTLGIPEFGTGFVRQMLTETKPTTFSELIYISGLSHGTNVWLGNAQELIKSGKVKLAEVISTRDDIMNYLLFKKLPPKSAFKIMEKVRKGKGLEPDDIKLMKEHQVPDWYIDSCLKIKYMFPKAHAVAYVMMAFRIAYFKVKYPEAYYATYFSVRADEFDADIVVHGETAVRSALEDIRAKGNDATQKEKNLETILEMVLEAILRGIKFLRVDIYRSHPHKFQITPEGLLPPLAALQGLGDNAATYIANAREEGEFRSIEDLKSRARLTSAVIEVLQKHGCLKGMSETDQLELFSF
- a CDS encoding LysR family transcriptional regulator, which translates into the protein MNISNLKAFIETVQASSISKAADNLHLTQPAVSMQLQNLETSLGHQLLNRSNRGVQLTEYGKVFFSYAQSFLTLWDNLQQDLKAVAASEYPSLQVGTCPAIGQYALPCALFLFKQIYPQIRVSVQSLSSQEVISELRNRTLHTGFLEGIPHAPDLESHLVLRSELILVASSSHPKTAVDLADLPGLPLVLTPPDCDIRRSLERSLARYQMDSASLKPFLELDGLESVKSAVISGHGLSFLPYIAIKKELFSGDLQRVFINGATFEITFSMVWRKNESLSEDNQQLINFIRNDSGKSFC